The Akkermansia muciniphila genome contains a region encoding:
- the leuS gene encoding leucine--tRNA ligase, with amino-acid sequence MSERKKPYPFDVFEPKWQQIWDERKTFKVNNPGEEGFDASRPKYYVLDMFPYPSGAGLHVGHPEGYTATDIVARFKRMNGFNVLHPMGWDSFGLPAEQYAIKTGQHPSVTTFQNIDNFRRQLKMLGFSYDWDREIATTDHEYVRWTQWIFLQLYNSYYNKELKKARPVSELEEQGMSREEIDQRRLAYVAEAAVNWSPDLGTVLANEEVEEWKSKGHHVERRPLRQWMLRITDYAERLIDELEPLDWPESIKLLQRNWIGKSEGAEVDFTLNGETITVYTTRPDTLFGATYMVLSPEHPLVDSVTTPEQKEAVEQYRTQCATKSDLERTDLSKEKTGVFTGAYAVNPVNGEQIPVWIADYVLMGYGTGAIMAVPAHDERDFAFAQVFGLPVLQVVRPPSEDMDWRGFCGYEGTSVNSGFLTGLPTPEAKEKMTLWLEENGKGRRKVNYKLRDWLFSRQRYWGEPFPIVWENGRHRALPENELPLLQPDLDDFAPTGDPRGPLVKATEWIAYTPTAHRETNTMPQWAGSCWYYLRYLDPNNTERFVSREAEQYWMGSTGTPGGIDLYVGGTEHAVLHLLYARFWHKVLFDLGHLSTNEPFQKLVNQGLILGEDGQKMSKSRGNVVNPDDIVREYGADSLRMYEMFMGPLKDVKPWATKGVEGISRFLARVWRVAFRENQEGEWEINPKLVADAPEADVLPVRKELHKTIRKVTDDINEMSFNTAIAKMMECTNAMTSADVVDVQDYDTFLTLLNPFAPHITEEIHSLLKKRFPTLAETQLCQKNWPACDEDLLVENTIPMVIQVNGKLRDKLEVARDISREELEKLALASSKVKVFLDGVTVRKVIVVPGRLVNIVAN; translated from the coding sequence ATGTCCGAGCGCAAGAAACCATACCCCTTTGACGTTTTTGAACCCAAGTGGCAGCAGATCTGGGACGAAAGAAAAACCTTCAAAGTAAACAACCCCGGAGAAGAGGGCTTTGACGCGTCCAGACCCAAATACTACGTGCTGGACATGTTCCCCTACCCCAGCGGCGCGGGCCTGCACGTGGGGCACCCGGAAGGGTACACGGCCACGGACATCGTGGCGCGCTTCAAGCGCATGAACGGCTTCAACGTGCTTCACCCCATGGGGTGGGACTCCTTCGGCCTTCCGGCGGAGCAATACGCCATCAAGACCGGGCAGCACCCCTCCGTCACCACCTTCCAGAACATTGACAACTTCCGCCGCCAGCTCAAAATGCTGGGCTTCTCCTATGACTGGGACCGGGAAATAGCCACCACGGACCATGAATACGTGCGGTGGACCCAGTGGATCTTCCTCCAGCTCTACAACTCCTACTACAACAAGGAACTGAAAAAGGCGCGCCCCGTCTCCGAACTGGAGGAACAGGGGATGAGCCGCGAGGAAATCGACCAGCGGCGCCTGGCCTACGTGGCGGAAGCCGCCGTAAACTGGTCCCCGGACCTGGGCACCGTGCTTGCCAATGAAGAAGTGGAGGAATGGAAATCCAAGGGACACCATGTGGAACGCCGCCCCCTGCGCCAGTGGATGCTGCGCATTACGGACTATGCGGAACGCCTGATTGACGAACTGGAACCCCTGGACTGGCCGGAATCCATCAAGCTGCTTCAGCGCAACTGGATCGGCAAATCGGAAGGCGCGGAAGTGGACTTCACCCTGAACGGGGAAACCATCACCGTTTACACCACCCGGCCGGACACCCTCTTTGGCGCCACTTACATGGTCCTCTCCCCGGAACACCCGCTGGTGGACTCCGTCACCACGCCGGAACAAAAGGAAGCCGTGGAACAGTACCGCACCCAGTGCGCCACCAAGAGCGACCTGGAACGCACGGACCTGTCCAAGGAAAAGACGGGTGTCTTCACCGGCGCATACGCCGTCAACCCCGTCAACGGGGAACAGATTCCCGTCTGGATTGCGGACTACGTGCTGATGGGCTACGGCACCGGAGCCATCATGGCCGTGCCGGCCCACGATGAGCGTGACTTCGCCTTCGCCCAGGTCTTCGGCCTGCCGGTGCTCCAGGTGGTCCGGCCCCCCAGTGAAGACATGGACTGGCGCGGCTTCTGCGGCTATGAAGGCACCAGCGTGAACTCCGGCTTCCTGACCGGACTGCCCACCCCGGAAGCCAAGGAAAAAATGACCCTCTGGCTGGAGGAAAACGGCAAGGGGCGCCGCAAGGTCAACTACAAGCTGCGTGACTGGCTCTTCTCCCGCCAGCGCTACTGGGGCGAACCCTTCCCCATCGTCTGGGAAAACGGCCGCCACCGCGCCCTGCCGGAAAACGAACTTCCCCTGCTCCAGCCGGACCTGGACGACTTTGCCCCCACGGGCGACCCGCGCGGCCCGCTGGTCAAGGCCACGGAATGGATTGCCTACACGCCCACGGCCCACCGTGAAACAAACACCATGCCCCAGTGGGCCGGCTCCTGCTGGTACTACCTGCGCTACCTGGACCCGAACAACACGGAACGCTTTGTCAGCCGGGAAGCGGAACAATACTGGATGGGCTCCACCGGAACGCCGGGCGGCATTGACCTGTACGTGGGCGGCACGGAACACGCCGTGCTCCACCTGCTCTACGCCCGCTTCTGGCACAAGGTCCTCTTTGACCTGGGGCACCTCAGCACCAATGAACCGTTCCAGAAACTCGTCAACCAGGGACTGATCCTGGGAGAAGACGGGCAGAAAATGTCCAAATCCCGCGGCAACGTCGTCAACCCGGACGACATCGTCCGTGAATACGGAGCGGACTCCCTGCGCATGTATGAAATGTTCATGGGACCGCTCAAGGACGTGAAGCCCTGGGCCACCAAGGGGGTGGAAGGCATCTCCCGATTCCTGGCCCGCGTCTGGCGCGTGGCCTTCCGCGAAAACCAGGAAGGCGAATGGGAAATCAACCCCAAGCTGGTGGCGGACGCTCCGGAAGCCGACGTGCTCCCCGTGCGCAAGGAACTGCACAAAACCATCCGGAAAGTGACGGACGACATCAATGAAATGTCCTTCAACACCGCCATCGCCAAAATGATGGAATGCACCAACGCCATGACCTCCGCGGACGTGGTGGACGTGCAGGACTACGACACCTTCCTGACCCTCCTGAACCCGTTTGCCCCGCACATCACGGAAGAAATCCACAGCCTCCTTAAAAAACGCTTCCCCACCCTGGCGGAAACGCAGCTCTGCCAGAAAAACTGGCCCGCCTGTGATGAAGACCTGCTGGTGGAAAACACCATCCCCATGGTCATCCAGGTAAACGGCAAGCTCAGGGACAAGCTGGAAGTGGCCCGGGACATCTCCCGTGAAGAACTGGAAAAACTGGCCCTGGCCTCCTCCAAGGTAAAAGTCTTCCTGGACGGCGTCACCGTGCGTAAAGTAATTGTCGTGCCCGGACGCCTCGTCAACATCGTCGCCAACTGA
- a CDS encoding sulfatase — MKFTACLLSAACGAVSLLAGAFAQGNVSRPVSGKKPNIIVFLVDDMGWQDTSHPFWSDSRGNPKKTFLNNRYRTPNMEKLAAQGMTFTDAYAHPLCTPSRVSLMSGMNPARHRVTCWVREQNGTTDRNSKSLQPPDWALNGLQPVGIPARGTTKRPISGEDMRYNMTRPFVTAATLPEMLKKCGYVTVHCGKAHFGTQGTPGSNPLNMGFDYNIAGTEIGHPADYRGSKHYGKGFNHVRGLDENNYYQDDVFLTEALTLEAIKRLEAIRTNPKEADKPFYLYMAQYALHSPLDERAYDKRFADAYKDPADGHKWSPVEKHYSGLIEGMDKSLGDIMKYLREHNLDKNTVLVFMSDNGGLAISGRLGNEDANYPLSFGKGSCMEGGIREPMIVSWPGVTKGGSRCAVPVVIDDFFPTLLDIAGCRNAKVPQKLDGLSLVPLLKGARFPADRPILFHQPNNWGEGSRQAPQYTSSTALRQGDWKLIYRHLNQSFELYNLKKDIGEKENLASREPRKTKEMAAVMGKLLRERKAQMPTYKKGNELGAPEGSSVPWPDQVKKTGN; from the coding sequence ATGAAGTTCACCGCCTGTCTCCTCTCCGCCGCCTGCGGCGCGGTTTCCCTGCTTGCCGGGGCATTCGCGCAGGGCAATGTTTCCCGCCCCGTTTCCGGAAAGAAGCCCAATATCATCGTTTTCCTGGTGGATGACATGGGCTGGCAGGATACGTCCCACCCGTTCTGGTCCGACAGCCGGGGCAATCCGAAGAAGACGTTCCTGAACAATCGCTACCGCACGCCGAACATGGAGAAGCTGGCCGCCCAGGGCATGACGTTTACGGATGCGTACGCCCACCCCCTCTGCACGCCTTCCCGGGTGAGCCTGATGTCCGGCATGAATCCCGCGCGGCACCGCGTGACCTGCTGGGTGCGGGAGCAGAACGGTACGACGGACCGCAACAGCAAGAGCCTCCAGCCGCCGGACTGGGCCCTCAACGGCCTCCAGCCCGTAGGGATTCCCGCCAGGGGAACGACGAAACGCCCCATTTCCGGGGAGGACATGCGTTATAACATGACGCGCCCCTTTGTCACGGCGGCTACGCTGCCGGAGATGCTGAAGAAGTGCGGCTACGTCACCGTGCACTGCGGGAAGGCCCATTTTGGCACCCAGGGAACGCCGGGGTCCAATCCGCTGAATATGGGGTTTGATTACAATATCGCGGGCACGGAGATAGGCCACCCGGCGGATTACCGCGGTTCCAAGCATTACGGGAAGGGGTTCAACCATGTGCGCGGGCTGGATGAGAATAATTACTACCAGGACGACGTGTTCCTGACGGAGGCCCTGACCCTGGAGGCCATCAAACGCCTGGAGGCCATCAGGACCAATCCCAAGGAAGCGGACAAGCCCTTTTACCTGTACATGGCCCAGTACGCCCTGCATTCCCCGCTGGACGAGCGCGCTTATGACAAGAGATTTGCGGACGCCTACAAGGACCCGGCGGACGGTCACAAGTGGTCTCCGGTGGAGAAGCATTATTCCGGGCTGATCGAGGGGATGGACAAGAGCCTGGGTGATATTATGAAGTACCTCAGGGAGCACAATCTGGACAAGAATACGGTGCTGGTGTTCATGTCGGACAACGGCGGCCTGGCCATTTCCGGGAGGCTGGGCAATGAGGATGCCAATTATCCCCTTTCCTTCGGCAAGGGCTCCTGCATGGAGGGCGGCATCCGGGAGCCCATGATCGTTTCCTGGCCGGGCGTGACCAAGGGCGGTTCCCGGTGCGCCGTTCCGGTAGTCATTGACGACTTTTTCCCCACCCTTCTGGATATAGCCGGATGCCGGAACGCAAAGGTTCCGCAGAAGCTGGACGGCCTCAGCCTGGTGCCGCTGCTCAAGGGAGCCCGGTTCCCCGCGGACCGTCCCATTCTGTTCCACCAGCCGAACAATTGGGGGGAAGGCAGCCGGCAGGCGCCGCAGTACACTTCTTCCACCGCGCTGCGCCAGGGGGACTGGAAGCTGATTTACCGCCACCTGAACCAGAGCTTCGAACTGTACAATTTGAAGAAGGATATCGGCGAAAAGGAAAACCTGGCTTCCAGGGAGCCGCGTAAGACGAAGGAAATGGCCGCCGTCATGGGTAAATTGCTCCGGGAGCGGAAGGCGCAGATGCCTACTTACAAGAAAGGCAACGAGCTGGGCGCGCCGGAAGGAAGCTCCGTTCCGTGGCCGGACCAGGTGAAGAAGACCGGGAATTGA
- a CDS encoding site-specific integrase: MRKVPKTNKLKYVGTALLEGESVTLTQAARLVLEIKEALGDEICTINRCREVVTLGLNAIKNKHHTVSFGTAATECLRSKSHRRPRTLTDIKSIIHKLKKSNPELEETPLRNLTVEECQSILMNTFTTSRQRHKARLILSGIFSFSVKRGWCDENPILRVDTPFLREQEIPALGLKDVTLLLKTCMDEFDGSCVAGAALMIFAGIRPQEVERLLWENIAIRDGCVILNSKHTKTGGARHVTILPVLAKWLKFCRDRTKPGPNTPICPKGWTIKWRKIRKNAGWGGRKRSWVPDCLRHTYASYHAKHFKDYNLLQMEMGHRSSSLLRTRYLNMKGISPQTATRFWGLTPAKVISETEPPEEQTP, translated from the coding sequence ATGAGAAAAGTACCGAAAACGAATAAACTAAAATATGTTGGAACCGCACTTCTGGAAGGGGAATCAGTCACCCTGACCCAGGCGGCACGGCTTGTATTGGAAATCAAGGAAGCCCTGGGGGATGAAATCTGCACCATCAACCGGTGCAGGGAAGTCGTCACCCTGGGGCTGAACGCCATCAAAAACAAACACCATACCGTCAGCTTCGGTACGGCGGCCACGGAATGCCTGCGTTCCAAAAGCCACCGCCGTCCCCGGACGCTGACGGACATCAAGAGCATCATTCACAAACTCAAAAAGAGCAATCCGGAACTGGAGGAGACTCCCCTCAGGAACCTCACCGTGGAAGAATGCCAGAGCATTCTGATGAACACGTTCACCACGTCGCGCCAGCGGCACAAGGCACGGCTGATCCTGAGCGGCATTTTCTCCTTCTCCGTCAAGCGCGGCTGGTGTGATGAAAATCCCATCCTCCGCGTGGACACCCCGTTCCTGCGGGAACAGGAAATCCCTGCCCTGGGACTGAAGGACGTGACCCTGCTCCTCAAGACGTGCATGGATGAATTTGACGGGAGCTGCGTGGCTGGCGCGGCCCTGATGATTTTTGCAGGCATCCGCCCGCAGGAAGTGGAACGTCTGCTCTGGGAGAACATCGCCATCCGGGACGGCTGCGTGATCCTGAACTCCAAGCACACCAAGACAGGAGGCGCCCGGCACGTCACCATCCTGCCCGTGCTTGCCAAATGGCTCAAATTCTGCCGTGACAGGACCAAGCCGGGGCCGAATACGCCCATCTGCCCCAAGGGCTGGACGATCAAGTGGCGCAAGATCCGCAAAAATGCGGGCTGGGGCGGGAGAAAAAGATCATGGGTGCCGGACTGCCTGCGGCACACCTATGCCAGCTACCATGCCAAGCACTTCAAGGACTACAACCTGTTGCAGATGGAAATGGGGCACCGCTCCTCCTCCCTGCTCCGCACCCGATACCTGAACATGAAAGGGATTTCCCCGCAGACGGCCACGCGCTTCTGGGGACTCACTCCCGCCAAGGTGATTTCAGAAACGGAACCGCCGGAGGAACAGACGCCATAA
- the speA gene encoding biosynthetic arginine decarboxylase — translation MAASKEGIKQKVRGWSHHDSADLYGIDDWGNGYFRINKKGEVTVRLNDEDGGKKDISLCDLLDGLNERGTTVPVLFRFRDLLRSRIAELNESFRKAIKEADYQGKYQGVYPIKVNQQRQVVEEIAEFGTKYDYGLEAGSKPELIAAMAHMHNPNAYLICNGYKDDEFIDLALTAQKMGLNIFIVLEMPSELDAVLQRARKMDIRPNLGVRIKLAAKGSGLWQESAGDKSVFGLNAAQVVEVVDKLKQMDSLDCLKLLHYHQGSQIPNISVVREGLTEAARIYVDLVKEGAPLGTLDMGGGLAVDYDGSKTNFHSSCNYSIAEFARDVVEVVGDMCTKYEVPHPTLVTESGRAVVAYYSVLVFNVLDVTSAPGEEPPPDLPEDAPELLKAFADTDRTLARKNMQECYNDACYYRDQLRAQFFYGNATLRQRGLGEAYYWHILSRISRMLAEMETIPEDLRELSCSMVDFYYGNFSLFQSLPDSWAIRQLFPVMPLHRLNERPTNKAVLADITCDCDGKIDHFIDREDVATALPLHAIKPGEDDYYIGVFLVGAYQETLGDLHNLLGDTNVVGVHLEGGRPVYTHEVEGDTVADVLSYVEYDPKELINKFRTFAEQAVADGKISPSERRRALEVFRSGLNGYTYYEL, via the coding sequence ATGGCAGCATCCAAAGAAGGCATCAAGCAGAAAGTCCGGGGCTGGAGTCATCATGATTCCGCAGATTTGTACGGCATTGACGACTGGGGCAACGGATATTTCCGGATTAACAAGAAAGGGGAGGTCACCGTACGCCTGAATGACGAGGACGGCGGGAAGAAGGACATCAGCCTGTGCGACCTGCTGGATGGCCTGAATGAGCGCGGCACTACCGTTCCGGTGCTGTTCCGTTTCCGCGACCTGCTGCGCAGCCGTATTGCGGAGCTGAACGAGAGCTTCCGCAAGGCGATCAAGGAGGCGGATTACCAGGGCAAGTACCAGGGCGTATATCCCATCAAGGTGAACCAGCAGCGGCAGGTGGTGGAGGAGATTGCGGAGTTCGGCACCAAGTATGATTATGGGCTGGAAGCCGGTTCCAAGCCGGAGCTGATTGCGGCCATGGCGCACATGCATAATCCCAACGCCTACCTGATCTGCAACGGCTACAAGGATGACGAGTTTATTGACCTGGCGCTGACGGCCCAGAAAATGGGGCTGAATATTTTCATCGTGCTGGAGATGCCTTCCGAGCTGGACGCCGTCCTGCAACGCGCCCGGAAGATGGACATCCGCCCCAATCTGGGCGTGCGCATCAAGCTGGCGGCCAAGGGTTCCGGCCTGTGGCAGGAGTCCGCGGGGGACAAGTCCGTCTTTGGCCTGAACGCCGCTCAGGTGGTGGAGGTGGTGGACAAGCTGAAGCAGATGGATTCCCTGGACTGCCTGAAGCTGCTCCATTACCACCAGGGGTCCCAGATTCCGAATATTTCCGTGGTGCGCGAGGGACTGACGGAAGCCGCCCGCATTTACGTGGACCTGGTGAAGGAAGGCGCGCCGCTGGGCACGCTGGACATGGGCGGGGGCCTGGCTGTGGATTATGACGGGTCCAAGACGAATTTCCATTCCTCCTGCAACTATTCCATCGCGGAGTTCGCCCGTGACGTGGTGGAGGTGGTGGGGGACATGTGCACCAAGTACGAGGTGCCCCACCCCACGCTGGTGACGGAGTCCGGCCGCGCCGTGGTGGCGTATTATTCCGTGCTGGTGTTCAACGTGCTGGATGTAACCAGCGCGCCGGGCGAGGAACCTCCCCCGGATTTGCCGGAGGATGCTCCGGAGCTGCTGAAGGCTTTTGCGGATACGGACCGGACCCTGGCCAGGAAGAACATGCAGGAGTGCTACAATGACGCCTGCTACTACCGGGACCAGCTGCGCGCCCAGTTCTTTTACGGGAACGCCACCCTGCGGCAGCGCGGGCTGGGAGAGGCCTATTACTGGCACATCCTGAGCCGCATTTCCCGCATGCTGGCGGAGATGGAAACCATTCCGGAAGACCTCCGGGAGCTTTCCTGCTCCATGGTGGACTTTTATTACGGCAATTTTTCCCTGTTCCAGTCCCTGCCGGATTCCTGGGCCATACGCCAGCTTTTCCCCGTGATGCCTCTGCACCGCCTGAATGAACGGCCCACGAACAAGGCCGTGCTGGCGGACATTACCTGCGACTGCGACGGGAAGATAGACCATTTCATTGACCGGGAGGACGTGGCTACTGCGCTGCCCCTGCACGCCATCAAGCCCGGGGAGGACGATTACTACATCGGCGTGTTCCTGGTGGGCGCCTATCAGGAGACCCTGGGGGACCTGCACAACCTGCTGGGGGATACAAACGTGGTGGGCGTGCATCTGGAAGGCGGCCGCCCCGTTTACACCCATGAGGTGGAGGGGGACACGGTGGCCGACGTCCTTTCCTACGTGGAGTATGATCCCAAGGAGCTGATCAACAAGTTCCGCACGTTTGCGGAACAGGCCGTGGCGGATGGGAAAATATCCCCGTCCGAACGCCGGAGGGCGCTGGAAGTGTTCCGTTCCGGACTGAACGGCTACACCTATTATGAATTATAG
- the nspC gene encoding carboxynorspermidine decarboxylase, with amino-acid sequence MSAFVISQTALERNALILRDVAEAAGCRIVLALKGFSCWPCFDVLEPLLDGCCASGLWEARLARRRFGKHVLTYSPAYAPEEMAELAEISSHLDFNSLTQWARFREEVMRHPRFLSGELKCGLRVNPRFSTGHTPLYDPCAPGSRLGIAPDVMQGADLTGISGLHFHTLCEQGAEDLAATLGAVERHFGHILSRPEITWLNMGGGHWITKPGYDRNLLAELVRGIRACYGVDVWLEPGEAAAIHTGVLRCRVLDVFSSEGVEHAILDVSASAHMPDTLEMPYRPDVFQILKDASLRSGQQPAVRMEGESYALAGNAGEGAHTYRLGAPTCLAGDLLGDYSFAEPLAAGDELVFDDMAHYTMVKTTFFNGVRHPDIAIQKKDGSVETVRRFSYEDFEARLG; translated from the coding sequence ATGTCCGCCTTCGTCATCAGCCAGACTGCCCTGGAACGCAACGCCCTTATCCTGAGGGACGTGGCGGAGGCTGCGGGGTGCCGCATCGTGCTGGCCCTGAAAGGTTTTTCCTGCTGGCCCTGTTTTGACGTCCTGGAGCCCCTGCTGGACGGCTGCTGCGCGTCCGGCCTGTGGGAGGCCCGGCTGGCCCGGCGCAGGTTCGGAAAACACGTGCTGACGTATTCCCCGGCGTATGCTCCGGAGGAGATGGCGGAGCTGGCGGAGATTTCCAGCCACCTTGATTTCAACAGCCTGACGCAGTGGGCCCGTTTCCGGGAGGAGGTGATGCGGCATCCCCGCTTTCTTTCCGGAGAGCTGAAGTGCGGCCTGCGCGTCAATCCCCGGTTTTCCACCGGGCATACGCCCCTGTATGATCCCTGTGCGCCCGGCTCCCGCCTGGGCATTGCGCCGGACGTGATGCAGGGGGCGGATTTGACCGGAATTTCCGGCCTTCATTTCCATACTCTGTGCGAGCAGGGCGCGGAAGACCTGGCGGCTACGCTCGGCGCGGTGGAGCGCCACTTCGGCCACATCCTGTCCCGCCCGGAGATTACGTGGCTGAACATGGGCGGCGGCCACTGGATCACCAAGCCCGGCTATGACCGGAATCTGCTGGCGGAGCTTGTCCGCGGCATCCGCGCGTGCTACGGCGTGGACGTGTGGCTGGAACCGGGGGAAGCCGCCGCCATTCATACGGGGGTGCTCCGGTGCAGGGTGCTGGATGTTTTTTCCTCGGAAGGGGTGGAGCACGCCATTCTGGACGTTTCCGCGTCCGCCCACATGCCGGATACGCTGGAGATGCCCTACCGTCCGGACGTGTTCCAGATTTTAAAGGACGCCTCCCTGCGTTCCGGGCAGCAGCCCGCCGTGCGGATGGAGGGAGAAAGCTACGCCCTGGCGGGGAATGCCGGGGAAGGCGCGCATACGTACCGCCTGGGGGCGCCCACCTGCCTGGCGGGAGACCTGTTGGGGGATTATTCCTTTGCGGAACCCCTCGCCGCGGGCGACGAGCTTGTTTTTGACGACATGGCGCATTATACGATGGTGAAGACGACGTTTTTCAACGGCGTGCGCCATCCGGATATTGCTATCCAGAAAAAGGACGGTTCCGTGGAGACGGTACGCCGTTTTTCCTATGAAGATTTTGAGGCCCGCCTGGGCTAG